The following are from one region of the Nicotiana tomentosiformis chromosome 7, ASM39032v3, whole genome shotgun sequence genome:
- the LOC104116276 gene encoding transcription factor JUNGBRUNNEN 1-like isoform X2, translating into MSEKRAEKIENMELVENISANTNIKAEDEEEMMQLPGFRFHPTDEELVSFYLKRKVENKKIKIDLIKEVDIYKHDPWDLPRNTVGDNCKEWYFFSMRGRKYRNSVRPNRVTGSGFWKATGIDKPIYSSTTTTSQSTDRECIGLKKSLVYYRGSAGKGTKTDWMMHEFRLPPNWKTSNQQLPNPKNIIPEAEVWTLCRIFKRTSNYKRFTPDWKQPVIKQSFGDASSKACSLQSETSDDHSININFNKMEFPHKKNNTATGGNYQVDQKTTHYQNSQPIITMPQSSITSSNSSFWNTSAEEEYLFSDGNWDELKSVVDLAIDPRSLFGFR; encoded by the exons atgagTGAAAAAAGAGCAGAGAAAATAGAAAATATGGAATTAGTGGAAAATATATCAGCTAATACTAATATTAAAgctgaagatgaagaagaaatgaTGCAACTTCCAGGTTTTCGGTTTCATCCTACAGATGAAGAGCTTGTGAGTTTTTATCTTAAACGCAAAGTGGAAAACAAAAAGATCAAAATCGATCTTATCAAAGAGGTTGATATCTACAAACATGATCCTTGGGATCTTCCAA GGAACACAGTGGGGGATAATTGTAAGGAATGGTATTTCTTCAGCATGAGAGGGAGAAAGTACAGAAACAGTGTAAGACCAAATAGAGTAACAGGTTCTGGTTTTTGGAAAGCAACAGGAATTGACAAGCCTATTTATAGTAGTACTACTACTACATCACAAAGTACAGATCGTGAATGCATTGGCCTCAAGAAATCATTAGTATATTATAGGGGAAGTGCTGGCAAAGGAACAAAAACTGATTGGATGATGCATGAGTTTCGCCTCCCACCAAATTGGAAGACTTCAAACCAACAGCTGCCCAATCCCAAGAACATTATTCCAGAAGCT GAAGTTTGGACACTATGCAGAATATTCAAGAGGACTTCAAATTACAAGAGATTCACACCAGATTGGAAGCAGCCCGTTATTAAACAAAGTTTTGGTGATGCAAGTTCTAAAGCATGCAGTCTTCAATCTGAAACAAGTGATGATCACTCTATTAATATCAACTTCAATAAGATGGAGTTTCCACATAAGAAAAATAATACAGCAACTGGAGGAAATTATCAAGTTGATCAAAAAACCACACATTACCAAAATAGCCAACCAATAATTACCATGCCTCAATCTTCAATCACATCATCAAACTCAAGCTTTTGGAATACAAGTGCTGAAGAGGAGTATTTGTTTAGTGATGGAAACTGGGATGAACTCAAATCCGTCGTTGATTTAGCTATTGATCCTCGTAGTCTTTTTGGATTTAGATAA
- the LOC104116276 gene encoding transcription factor JUNGBRUNNEN 1-like isoform X1: MSEKRAEKIENMELVENISANTNIKAEDEEEMMQLPGFRFHPTDEELVSFYLKRKVENKKIKIDLIKEVDIYKHDPWDLPKGNTVGDNCKEWYFFSMRGRKYRNSVRPNRVTGSGFWKATGIDKPIYSSTTTTSQSTDRECIGLKKSLVYYRGSAGKGTKTDWMMHEFRLPPNWKTSNQQLPNPKNIIPEAEVWTLCRIFKRTSNYKRFTPDWKQPVIKQSFGDASSKACSLQSETSDDHSININFNKMEFPHKKNNTATGGNYQVDQKTTHYQNSQPIITMPQSSITSSNSSFWNTSAEEEYLFSDGNWDELKSVVDLAIDPRSLFGFR; encoded by the exons atgagTGAAAAAAGAGCAGAGAAAATAGAAAATATGGAATTAGTGGAAAATATATCAGCTAATACTAATATTAAAgctgaagatgaagaagaaatgaTGCAACTTCCAGGTTTTCGGTTTCATCCTACAGATGAAGAGCTTGTGAGTTTTTATCTTAAACGCAAAGTGGAAAACAAAAAGATCAAAATCGATCTTATCAAAGAGGTTGATATCTACAAACATGATCCTTGGGATCTTCCAA AAGGGAACACAGTGGGGGATAATTGTAAGGAATGGTATTTCTTCAGCATGAGAGGGAGAAAGTACAGAAACAGTGTAAGACCAAATAGAGTAACAGGTTCTGGTTTTTGGAAAGCAACAGGAATTGACAAGCCTATTTATAGTAGTACTACTACTACATCACAAAGTACAGATCGTGAATGCATTGGCCTCAAGAAATCATTAGTATATTATAGGGGAAGTGCTGGCAAAGGAACAAAAACTGATTGGATGATGCATGAGTTTCGCCTCCCACCAAATTGGAAGACTTCAAACCAACAGCTGCCCAATCCCAAGAACATTATTCCAGAAGCT GAAGTTTGGACACTATGCAGAATATTCAAGAGGACTTCAAATTACAAGAGATTCACACCAGATTGGAAGCAGCCCGTTATTAAACAAAGTTTTGGTGATGCAAGTTCTAAAGCATGCAGTCTTCAATCTGAAACAAGTGATGATCACTCTATTAATATCAACTTCAATAAGATGGAGTTTCCACATAAGAAAAATAATACAGCAACTGGAGGAAATTATCAAGTTGATCAAAAAACCACACATTACCAAAATAGCCAACCAATAATTACCATGCCTCAATCTTCAATCACATCATCAAACTCAAGCTTTTGGAATACAAGTGCTGAAGAGGAGTATTTGTTTAGTGATGGAAACTGGGATGAACTCAAATCCGTCGTTGATTTAGCTATTGATCCTCGTAGTCTTTTTGGATTTAGATAA